From one Candidatus Acididesulfobacter guangdongensis genomic stretch:
- a CDS encoding P-II family nitrogen regulator, whose translation MESKFEEKAVEILAVIRRHKFQETKEMLADAGYVQMTFYSVHGRGKQKGHGGLANELDPGLDAISKNKNNMEAADNDYHFLPKRMLSIVVPESEMPKAVKIIMDINKTGFYGDGKIFVIPVGFVERIRTSEEGLYALA comes from the coding sequence ATGGAATCAAAATTTGAAGAAAAAGCAGTTGAGATACTGGCAGTAATTAGAAGACATAAATTTCAGGAAACGAAAGAAATGCTCGCGGATGCCGGTTATGTTCAGATGACATTCTATTCTGTACACGGCAGAGGCAAACAGAAAGGACACGGCGGTTTAGCTAATGAGCTGGACCCGGGATTAGATGCAATAAGCAAAAATAAAAACAATATGGAAGCGGCAGATAACGATTATCATTTTTTGCCGAAAAGAATGCTTTCTATAGTAGTACCGGAAAGCGAAATGCCAAAAGCAGTAAAGATTATAATGGACATTAATAAAACTGGATTTTACGGAGATGGAAAAATATTTGTTATACCCGTTGGATTTGTTGAAAGAATAAGAACTTCAGAAGAAGGACTGTACGCTCTGGCATAA
- the nifX gene encoding nitrogen fixation protein NifX, which produces MKNSWRRYNMKVGFTTTDNVFINDHFGWAKKIAIYDVTESGFDFIELREFEAEEDEIEKIEKKIAKLRDLKIIFVESIGGTAAAKVVSSGIHPVKSKPDDKIVTVLENLKGVLSTNPPPWLKKIIMKDKMANIA; this is translated from the coding sequence ATGAAAAACTCATGGAGGAGGTATAATATGAAAGTAGGGTTTACGACAACCGACAATGTTTTTATCAATGACCATTTTGGATGGGCAAAAAAAATTGCAATTTATGATGTCACAGAATCAGGCTTTGATTTTATTGAATTAAGGGAGTTTGAGGCAGAAGAAGATGAGATTGAAAAAATAGAAAAAAAAATTGCAAAATTGAGAGATTTAAAAATAATATTTGTTGAAAGTATAGGCGGTACTGCTGCTGCAAAAGTAGTCAGTTCGGGTATTCATCCGGTTAAGTCAAAACCTGATGATAAAATAGTAACCGTTCTTGAAAATTTAAAAGGAGTTTTATCAACCAATCCGCCGCCATGGCTAAAAAAAATTATAATGAAAGATAAAATGGCAAATATTGCATAG
- the nifN gene encoding nitrogenase iron-molybdenum cofactor biosynthesis protein NifN produces MENIKNIEINPLKTSSSLGAVIVFLGIKNAVVLMHGSQGCASFDKVTLTKHYRENIPVYTTALNELGAILGGSSYLKAGVKNIADKINPAFIGITSTGLSEVNGEDIHATFNELKKELKESGDYDNLSLAYVSTPDYDGNFEEGYKNAILSLLQTFCIDDRENLAGAYNNETIDKNNIRNISDYKNNDKNKDNGAKDKDIKNIRANVFCPFSFTAMDFLELRDLLEDFGITPVMIPDLGTSMDGHLDENGYLQTTSGGTDIEDLKKAGLNNLNIIIGSSLKSLIAPVKKITGLNTYYFSNVSGLKNTDLFFKFLEEISLRKTPERYKRQKRQLMDAYLDTHFYFLGKNIAIAEGIDILDSFSEVLSEVGANIKIGVTTSKAYENLKNRFEILTEGDIDLFGELIENDGNGIDLVISNSNAGYTAEKIGVPILKAGFPLIDRIGHNFKHYILYKGSANLVYEAANLLMSVNEKLMEEV; encoded by the coding sequence ATGGAAAATATAAAAAACATTGAGATAAATCCTTTAAAAACAAGTTCATCGCTCGGGGCGGTCATTGTTTTCCTCGGTATTAAAAATGCCGTTGTTCTCATGCATGGGTCTCAGGGATGCGCCAGCTTTGACAAGGTTACTTTGACAAAACATTATAGAGAAAATATACCTGTTTATACGACTGCCTTAAATGAACTTGGAGCAATTTTAGGAGGAAGCAGCTATTTAAAAGCCGGGGTTAAGAATATCGCCGATAAAATTAACCCCGCTTTTATAGGTATTACATCTACAGGTTTAAGCGAAGTAAACGGCGAGGATATTCATGCGACTTTTAACGAGTTAAAAAAAGAATTAAAAGAAAGCGGAGATTATGACAATTTAAGTCTGGCTTATGTCAGCACTCCGGATTACGACGGAAATTTTGAAGAGGGATACAAAAATGCCATTCTTTCATTATTGCAGACATTTTGTATAGACGACAGGGAAAATTTGGCAGGTGCTTATAACAATGAAACGATTGATAAAAATAATATAAGAAATATTAGCGATTATAAAAATAACGATAAAAATAAAGATAACGGCGCTAAGGATAAGGATATTAAAAATATACGCGCTAATGTGTTTTGTCCGTTTTCTTTTACTGCTATGGATTTCTTAGAGCTGAGAGACTTATTGGAAGATTTCGGCATAACGCCTGTTATGATACCTGATTTGGGAACTTCGATGGACGGACATCTTGATGAAAACGGCTATTTGCAGACGACATCCGGCGGAACTGATATTGAAGATTTAAAAAAAGCAGGTTTAAATAATTTAAATATAATTATAGGCAGCAGTTTAAAAAGTTTAATTGCACCCGTCAAAAAAATTACCGGATTAAATACTTATTATTTTTCCAATGTCAGCGGATTAAAAAATACGGATTTATTTTTTAAATTTCTTGAAGAAATATCTTTGAGAAAGACTCCTGAAAGATATAAAAGACAGAAAAGACAATTAATGGATGCATATTTAGATACGCATTTTTACTTTTTAGGCAAAAATATTGCAATAGCAGAGGGAATTGATATATTAGATTCATTTTCTGAAGTACTGAGCGAAGTCGGAGCGAATATTAAAATAGGAGTAACAACATCAAAAGCTTATGAAAATTTAAAAAACAGATTTGAAATTTTAACAGAAGGCGATATTGATTTATTTGGCGAACTTATTGAAAATGATGGCAACGGTATAGACCTTGTAATTTCAAACTCTAATGCCGGATACACTGCTGAAAAAATAGGCGTGCCTATTTTAAAAGCCGGTTTCCCTCTAATAGACCGGATAGGGCATAATTTTAAACATTATATACTGTATAAGGGCAGCGCTAATCTGGTATATGAAGCTGCGAATCTGTTAATGTCTGTTAATGAAAAACTCATGGAGGAGGTATAA
- a CDS encoding zinc ribbon domain-containing protein: MPIREYKCTKCGDTTEVIQKINEKPLEVCSKCGGKLEKLISNSSFVLKGSGWYKTDYGSGSKPSSSSPAAAHHHSTEKSDAAVSTAAAPSCSCGTGGSCTSDSTKK, translated from the coding sequence ATGCCTATAAGAGAATATAAATGCACTAAATGCGGGGATACAACGGAAGTAATCCAAAAAATAAACGAAAAACCGTTGGAAGTATGCTCTAAATGCGGAGGAAAACTTGAAAAATTAATTTCAAATTCTAGTTTTGTTCTAAAAGGGTCAGGATGGTATAAAACCGACTATGGAAGCGGAAGCAAACCATCGTCATCGTCGCCTGCAGCCGCTCATCATCACAGCACAGAGAAAAGCGACGCAGCAGTTTCAACGGCGGCAGCTCCGTCATGTTCCTGCGGAACGGGCGGGTCTTGCACTTCGGATTCCACAAAAAAATAA
- the nifD gene encoding nitrogenase molybdenum-iron protein alpha chain: MAINIKESEEIVEDVLNIYPEKPRKNRQEHIGVNKKDACGSCIAKSNLKSLPGVMTPRGCAYAGSKGVVWGPVKDVINISHGPIGCGHYSWGTRRNLANGVPGVENFMPFQFTTDFRERDIVFGGDKKLEQAIHELKGLFPTTKGFVVESECPIGLIGDDIEAVAKKTSADLNTTVIPVRCEGFRGVSQSLGHHIANDSIRDYVVGTGKLDDSQKTKYDVAILGDYNIGGDVWASMKVITEMGLNVIAHWSGDGSIEEMRITHEVNYILLHCYRSMNYISNYYNEKYGIPWIEYNFFGPTKIKESIRKIAALFDEHIQEQSEKVIEKYEPKMQAVIDKYRPRLEGKKVMILVGGLRPRHIVGAYEDLGMQVVTAAYEFAHSDDYERTTKELEDGAIVADDLNEHEFIELAHRLKPDLVASGIKEKYVFQKMGIPFRQMHSWDYSGPYHGYDGFEIFAKDMDLAINSPSWKFVKPTWKK, from the coding sequence ATGGCTATTAATATTAAAGAAAGCGAAGAGATAGTTGAAGATGTGCTGAACATCTATCCAGAAAAACCGAGAAAAAACAGGCAGGAGCATATAGGCGTCAACAAAAAAGATGCCTGCGGGTCTTGCATAGCTAAATCTAATTTGAAATCTCTGCCGGGCGTCATGACTCCCAGAGGCTGCGCATATGCCGGTTCTAAAGGTGTTGTGTGGGGTCCTGTAAAAGATGTTATTAATATCAGCCACGGTCCTATAGGATGCGGGCATTACAGCTGGGGAACAAGAAGGAATTTAGCCAATGGAGTACCGGGCGTGGAAAATTTTATGCCTTTTCAGTTTACTACGGATTTCAGGGAGCGCGATATTGTTTTTGGCGGCGATAAAAAATTAGAACAGGCGATACATGAATTAAAAGGACTTTTTCCAACTACCAAAGGATTTGTTGTGGAATCGGAATGTCCCATAGGTCTTATAGGCGATGATATTGAGGCTGTAGCTAAAAAGACGTCCGCTGATTTAAACACAACGGTAATTCCTGTAAGATGCGAGGGTTTCAGAGGCGTCAGCCAATCTTTAGGACATCATATCGCCAATGATTCAATAAGGGATTATGTTGTCGGTACTGGCAAATTAGACGACAGTCAGAAAACTAAGTATGATGTTGCAATTTTAGGCGATTATAATATAGGAGGAGACGTCTGGGCTTCAATGAAGGTTATTACAGAAATGGGTTTGAATGTAATTGCCCACTGGAGCGGCGACGGGTCAATCGAAGAGATGAGAATTACGCACGAAGTTAATTATATACTTCTTCATTGTTATCGTTCGATGAATTATATTTCAAATTATTATAATGAGAAATACGGGATTCCGTGGATTGAATACAATTTCTTCGGTCCCACGAAAATAAAGGAAAGCATCAGAAAAATAGCCGCTTTATTTGACGAACATATACAGGAGCAGTCAGAAAAAGTAATTGAAAAGTACGAACCCAAAATGCAGGCGGTTATAGACAAATATAGACCGAGATTGGAAGGCAAAAAAGTCATGATACTTGTTGGAGGACTTAGACCGAGGCATATAGTCGGAGCGTATGAAGACCTAGGAATGCAGGTTGTTACCGCTGCTTATGAGTTTGCACATAGCGATGATTATGAAAGAACGACCAAAGAATTAGAAGACGGGGCTATTGTGGCAGATGATTTAAACGAACATGAGTTTATCGAACTTGCGCACAGATTAAAACCGGATTTAGTTGCATCGGGGATAAAAGAAAAATATGTTTTTCAGAAAATGGGCATACCTTTCAGACAGATGCATTCATGGGATTATTCCGGTCCTTATCACGGATATGACGGCTTTGAAATATTTGCAAAAGATATGGACCTTGCAATTAACAGCCCGTCATGGAAATTTGTAAAACCGACATGGAAAAAATAA
- the nifE gene encoding nitrogenase iron-molybdenum cofactor biosynthesis protein NifE, which produces MQLKVKEELFDEPTCEHNIQKKEKKACKTAVPGSSTGGCALDGAYIVLSPIRDALHVVHGPINCLGNSYNQRTSESKGNETFYMYGMTSSINENDLIFGSEDKLKKGIVYAVNKFNPKGVFIYNTCVPALTGEDIGGVARELTEKLNIPVVPVQSQGFSGGKNLGNKIAGDALFEYVIGKKEPNIDILTDYNINLIGEYNIKGELFLIKKALSDNGINLLSNITGNATMEEIMYSHKAGLNVVVCSKALVYLARKMEEKYGIPFIEESFFGLSSTNNAMLHIAESFKDAKLIEKVKKNIESKTKIIRKEIEPYKKFLTGKRVLLYTGGVKSWSLISALNDLGMKVIATGVKKSTEEDKNRIKEFDANGNIIMLDNGNPVNLIKMIKDEQADILLAGGRNQYTAIKSLIPFLDVNQERSNSYTSYEGIVHLGRQIYLELNSPVYDVIRKAN; this is translated from the coding sequence ATGCAGCTTAAGGTTAAAGAAGAGTTGTTTGATGAGCCTACATGCGAGCATAATATACAGAAGAAAGAAAAAAAAGCATGCAAAACAGCTGTACCCGGTTCTTCAACCGGAGGATGCGCTCTTGACGGAGCTTATATCGTGCTCAGCCCGATACGCGATGCTCTTCATGTTGTTCATGGGCCGATTAATTGCCTCGGCAACAGCTATAATCAGAGAACATCGGAATCAAAGGGCAATGAAACCTTTTATATGTATGGAATGACTTCTTCGATTAATGAAAATGACCTGATTTTCGGTTCTGAAGATAAATTAAAAAAAGGAATCGTTTATGCGGTAAACAAGTTCAATCCGAAAGGTGTTTTTATCTATAATACCTGCGTACCTGCATTGACAGGGGAAGACATAGGAGGCGTCGCAAGAGAATTAACCGAAAAACTTAATATACCGGTAGTTCCTGTGCAAAGTCAGGGCTTTTCGGGCGGTAAAAATCTTGGAAATAAGATTGCCGGAGATGCGCTCTTTGAATATGTTATAGGGAAAAAAGAACCAAATATTGATATTTTAACCGATTATAATATTAATTTAATAGGCGAATACAACATAAAAGGCGAATTGTTTTTAATTAAAAAAGCGCTTAGCGACAACGGCATTAATTTACTTTCAAATATAACAGGCAATGCAACTATGGAAGAAATAATGTATTCGCATAAAGCAGGGCTAAATGTCGTTGTATGCTCTAAAGCTTTAGTATATTTAGCAAGAAAAATGGAAGAAAAATATGGAATACCTTTTATAGAAGAATCATTTTTCGGATTGTCTTCGACGAATAATGCAATGCTGCATATAGCAGAAAGTTTTAAAGATGCTAAACTAATAGAAAAGGTTAAAAAAAATATTGAGTCAAAGACTAAAATAATACGGAAAGAGATTGAACCGTATAAAAAATTTTTAACCGGCAAAAGAGTTCTTTTATATACAGGCGGTGTTAAAAGCTGGTCTTTAATCTCCGCATTAAATGACCTTGGCATGAAAGTTATAGCGACGGGGGTTAAAAAAAGTACGGAAGAAGATAAAAACAGAATCAAGGAATTTGACGCAAACGGAAATATTATAATGTTAGATAACGGAAACCCAGTTAATCTGATAAAAATGATAAAAGACGAGCAAGCTGATATTCTGCTTGCAGGCGGAAGAAATCAATATACGGCTATAAAATCTTTAATACCGTTTTTAGATGTTAATCAAGAGAGAAGCAATTCTTATACTTCTTACGAAGGCATAGTTCATCTCGGAAGGCAGATTTATCTTGAATTAAACAGTCCGGTTTATGACGTTATCAGAAAAGCAAATTAA
- a CDS encoding 4Fe-4S dicluster domain-containing protein, whose protein sequence is MSIMDGFSGNIEEYIVAPRKSGSKWVPHFLVAFDQESCISCGRCIKVCPGGVYVFEDEGDKMVVRIENMDDCLGDMSCEKVCPKNKTMHLHKFEPLQKQ, encoded by the coding sequence ATGAGTATTATGGACGGTTTTAGCGGAAATATTGAAGAATATATAGTAGCTCCGAGAAAATCAGGTTCAAAATGGGTACCGCATTTTTTAGTAGCTTTTGACCAGGAAAGCTGCATTTCATGCGGCAGATGCATCAAAGTGTGTCCCGGAGGAGTTTACGTCTTTGAAGATGAAGGCGATAAGATGGTGGTTAGAATTGAAAATATGGATGATTGTCTCGGAGATATGTCATGCGAAAAGGTCTGCCCGAAGAACAAGACGATGCATCTGCATAAATTTGAACCGCTGCAAAAACAGTAA
- the nifB gene encoding nitrogenase cofactor biosynthesis protein NifB yields the protein MKTDNKAINGIRNIKKDGNSNASDYNNNEDIKRHPCFSVEASKSYGRIHLPVAKSCNISCNYCHRDYDCPNESRPGVTSRLLAPEEAVERIYEVKSLYNEISVAAVAGPGDSLADPDNTLKTFELVRKEFPELIFCMSTNGLNLKENINNLKDAGIKFITVTLNATDAAIASKIYRFVNYKGICYKGSEAAELLLEKQLEGIRIAVSEGLTVKINSVLIPGINDKHIKEMSESIKKMGVYLFNVMPMIPADKSFFQKIGVPAATRQDIANVTDGITGINIMKHCRQCRSDAAGLLGKDISSKLNNNKEKDHDNRKCCSGV from the coding sequence ATGAAAACAGACAATAAAGCAATTAACGGCATAAGGAATATAAAAAAAGACGGGAATAGCAATGCCTCAGATTATAATAATAACGAGGACATTAAAAGGCATCCGTGTTTTAGCGTAGAAGCATCAAAATCTTACGGCAGAATACATTTGCCTGTTGCCAAAAGCTGCAATATTTCGTGCAATTATTGTCATAGAGATTATGATTGCCCAAATGAATCAAGACCGGGAGTCACAAGCAGGCTTTTAGCTCCTGAAGAAGCGGTAGAAAGAATATATGAGGTAAAATCTCTTTATAATGAAATAAGCGTTGCTGCGGTGGCAGGTCCGGGAGACAGCCTTGCAGACCCGGATAATACGCTTAAGACATTTGAGTTAGTCAGAAAAGAATTTCCTGAATTAATATTTTGCATGAGTACAAACGGTCTTAATTTAAAAGAAAATATAAACAACCTTAAAGACGCGGGTATAAAATTTATTACGGTAACATTAAATGCAACGGATGCAGCTATTGCTTCTAAAATTTATAGATTTGTTAATTATAAGGGTATTTGCTATAAAGGCAGTGAAGCGGCAGAACTGCTGCTTGAAAAGCAGCTGGAAGGCATAAGAATCGCTGTTTCTGAAGGGCTTACCGTTAAAATAAATTCGGTATTAATACCTGGAATTAACGATAAGCATATAAAAGAAATGTCTGAAAGCATTAAAAAAATGGGAGTATATCTTTTTAATGTAATGCCTATGATACCGGCAGATAAATCATTTTTTCAAAAAATAGGTGTTCCGGCTGCCACAAGGCAGGATATAGCTAATGTAACAGACGGTATAACAGGAATTAACATCATGAAGCATTGCCGGCAATGCAGATCGGATGCCGCGGGTCTGCTTGGAAAGGATATAAGCAGCAAGTTGAATAATAATAAGGAGAAAGATCATGATAACAGAAAATGCTGTTCAGGGGTGTAA
- a CDS encoding P-II family nitrogen regulator, whose translation MEMIRAIIRPEKEKDVLKGLEAGGFISVTKMHVFGRGKQKGIKVGQVVYDELPKLELMMVVSKNDAEKVCDIIQENAYTGNIGDGKIFVVPVSHTYTVRTGAEGL comes from the coding sequence ATGGAAATGATTAGAGCAATAATCAGACCTGAAAAAGAGAAAGATGTTTTAAAAGGGCTTGAAGCAGGCGGTTTTATATCAGTCACCAAGATGCATGTTTTTGGAAGGGGCAAACAAAAAGGTATAAAGGTGGGGCAGGTTGTTTATGATGAACTGCCTAAACTTGAGCTTATGATGGTTGTAAGTAAAAATGATGCAGAAAAAGTATGCGACATTATACAGGAAAATGCATATACAGGCAATATAGGCGACGGAAAAATATTCGTGGTGCCGGTCAGTCATACTTATACTGTGAGAACAGGCGCGGAGGGACTTTAA
- the nifK gene encoding nitrogenase molybdenum-iron protein subunit beta codes for MAKMTKEEVRQTKDWMKTEEYKELNFKRKSIVINPERACQPLGAVLCSAGFEGTMPFVHGSHGCVAYYRNNLSRHFREPIAAVSTSLTEDGAVFGGQANGFEGFKNCLNLYKPKMFAISTTCMTEVIGDDLGAIVNNARAKGFLPEDVPAPYANTPSFVGSHIDGYDNMLAAIIDTLGVKSESVSDAINIIPGFDTTTGNINEIKRLLTIMKVPYLVIADYSNTLDSPLNGEYKLYNEGATTLEDTKNCVNNKATIALQKFSTKKTIALLADKFKQEAKAVKSPVGIKFTDEFLMAVSEITGKEIPKEIEDERGRAVDSMTDAQQYIHGKKFAIFGDPDILTGLTSYLLEMGGIPKYVLCSNGNEEFKNDVEALLKEYGCDEGEVYIDKDLWHLHSLVMTGPVDMLIGPSHGKFVAREAGVPHIRLGYPIFDRVNIHRYPFYAYSGVINLTTWIVNKFIEIVDETSDDAHFELLR; via the coding sequence ATGGCTAAGATGACTAAAGAAGAAGTCCGGCAAACTAAAGACTGGATGAAAACCGAGGAATATAAAGAATTAAATTTTAAAAGAAAATCTATTGTAATTAATCCTGAAAGAGCTTGCCAGCCTCTCGGAGCCGTTCTATGTTCCGCAGGATTTGAAGGAACTATGCCATTTGTCCACGGTTCGCACGGCTGCGTTGCTTATTATAGAAATAATTTATCAAGACACTTCAGAGAACCGATTGCGGCGGTTTCTACCTCTCTTACGGAAGACGGAGCAGTGTTCGGGGGACAGGCAAACGGGTTTGAAGGTTTTAAAAATTGTTTGAATCTTTATAAACCAAAAATGTTTGCAATATCTACAACCTGTATGACGGAGGTTATAGGCGATGATTTGGGGGCGATAGTAAATAATGCCAGAGCAAAAGGATTTTTGCCTGAAGATGTGCCTGCGCCTTATGCGAACACTCCGAGTTTTGTCGGTTCCCATATAGACGGTTACGATAATATGCTTGCTGCAATTATAGATACGTTAGGGGTTAAAAGCGAATCCGTTTCAGACGCCATAAATATAATACCCGGTTTTGATACGACTACCGGCAATATTAATGAAATAAAAAGACTTTTAACAATCATGAAGGTACCGTACCTTGTTATTGCGGATTACTCTAATACGCTGGATTCTCCGCTGAACGGCGAATATAAGCTATACAATGAGGGCGCAACTACCTTAGAAGATACAAAAAATTGCGTTAATAACAAAGCGACTATTGCGCTTCAGAAATTCAGCACCAAAAAGACGATTGCTTTATTAGCGGATAAGTTTAAACAGGAAGCAAAAGCAGTTAAAAGTCCGGTTGGAATAAAATTTACAGATGAATTTCTTATGGCCGTTTCTGAAATTACCGGAAAAGAAATTCCAAAAGAAATTGAAGATGAAAGAGGCAGAGCGGTTGACTCAATGACGGATGCGCAGCAGTATATTCACGGCAAAAAATTTGCAATATTCGGCGACCCTGATATATTAACGGGGCTGACAAGCTATTTGCTGGAAATGGGCGGCATTCCTAAATATGTGCTGTGTTCTAACGGTAATGAAGAATTCAAAAATGATGTTGAAGCATTGCTGAAAGAATACGGATGCGATGAAGGGGAGGTCTATATAGATAAAGACCTGTGGCACCTGCACTCTCTTGTAATGACCGGACCTGTCGATATGCTTATAGGACCGAGCCACGGAAAATTTGTAGCAAGAGAAGCCGGCGTTCCTCATATCAGATTAGGATATCCTATTTTTGACAGGGTCAATATCCACCGTTATCCCTTTTACGCCTATTCAGGAGTAATTAATTTAACGACATGGATAGTAAATAAATTCATTGAGATTGTAGATGAAACATCTGATGATGCTCATTTTGAGCTTTTAAGATGA
- a CDS encoding methyltransferase domain-containing protein, which translates to MITENAVQGCKLQKSLNFSQDEELYIATSDTKGKMENDYKPFVNKILNSISFVPDSVLDLGCGPGYIARRFSEVLPNANIVGVDISEIMISHALKSSAKITDEANPNFSRRDMQAAGARFANNYYDNCDNKIKNNMYDAKVAEHMAAAGNLNVNLNVNAYDLNNGYFHQKLRYLIANSECLPFSDNYFDVIILKGTFKCLERKAESLKEMHRILSSRGEILIFEFRKDIPEDEFLILTKDMQPQKVRSLRNKLNCSPDLAEYKYCLSKSNLSKFAEITSDGLDLKIRIVK; encoded by the coding sequence ATGATAACAGAAAATGCTGTTCAGGGGTGTAAACTGCAGAAAAGTTTAAATTTTTCACAGGATGAAGAATTATATATAGCAACTTCCGATACTAAAGGAAAAATGGAAAATGATTATAAACCATTTGTGAATAAAATTTTGAACAGCATTTCCTTTGTGCCTGATTCGGTACTTGATCTTGGCTGCGGTCCCGGTTATATAGCGCGGAGATTTAGCGAAGTTCTTCCTAATGCTAATATTGTAGGCGTTGATATTTCTGAGATTATGATTAGCCATGCTTTAAAAAGTTCTGCTAAGATTACAGATGAAGCAAATCCAAATTTTAGCAGAAGAGATATGCAGGCTGCAGGTGCGAGATTTGCAAACAATTATTATGATAATTGCGATAATAAAATTAAAAACAATATGTATGATGCGAAAGTTGCTGAACATATGGCGGCTGCAGGCAATCTAAATGTCAATTTAAACGTCAATGCCTATGATTTAAACAACGGTTATTTTCATCAAAAACTGCGGTATTTGATTGCTAACAGCGAATGTCTGCCTTTTAGCGACAATTATTTTGACGTTATTATTTTAAAAGGAACATTTAAATGTTTGGAAAGAAAAGCCGAATCTCTCAAAGAAATGCACAGAATATTGAGCAGCCGCGGAGAGATATTAATATTTGAATTCAGGAAGGATATACCTGAAGATGAGTTTTTGATTCTCACAAAAGACATGCAGCCTCAAAAAGTCAGGTCATTAAGAAATAAGCTTAATTGTTCGCCGGATTTAGCAGAATATAAATATTGTCTGTCTAAATCAAATTTGTCAAAATTTGCCGAAATAACGAGCGACGGACTTGATTTAAAAATACGCATAGTAAAATAG